The Meiothermus ruber DSM 1279 genome includes the window CTGCACCAGCAGCAGGTCGCCCGCACCCAGGCTTTGCAGGGCCAGCCGGGCCTGCTCGAGGTTCTGCAACGCCTCTGTATAGGCCGCAATGGCCTCGGGCTCGACCCCTAGCTGGCGCATGTCCTCCACAATGGATGCACTGGTCGACTCGGTAGCCGGCTGGCTGCAGGCCGCCAGCAACAAGGCCAGTATTCCCACCGCAAAACGCATCGGTTTACCCATACTCAACCCTCCTTCAAGGATTCCTTAACCCTGCGGGGATAGCCTACCACAGCAATTTCAGCTCCTCCACAGGGTAAGTCGCCCCACACACCCAAGCCCCTTTCTAAACGATCATAAGAAAGTCGTCCCTAGCAACGTCCCCTAGCCAACAAGGAGGCCTTATGCGAAAATTCTGGCTTGCAGGAGGGTTGCTGCTGGGCCTGGCCCTGGCCCATCACGGCTGGAGCAGCTACGACGCCAGCCGGGTGATTACCGCCACCGGCACCATCACCGAGGTCACCTTCGAGTTTCCCCATGCCACCATCTGGATAGAGGTTCCCCCCTCCGGCCTGACCCTGCAGCGCAGGTGGTACGTGGTGCTGGCCCCACCCTCGAGGATGACGGCCCGGGGACTGCCCAACGGCAGCCTCAAGGTGGGGGCGCGGGTCACGGTGGTGGGCTACCCACACCGCACCGAGCCTGAGGAAATGCGGGCCGAACGCATCATCGTAGATGGCAAAACGGTGGAACTGCGCTGATGGGTGAAGCCTGGGTCGCCTGGCTGGACTGGCTGCATACCACCCCGCTCGCGCAGACCATGCGCCAGTCGGAGTGGCTCTACCCTGCGGTGGAGATCCTGCACATTCTGGGATTCTGCGCGCTGGTGGGAGCGGCGGCCCTGTTCGATCTACGGCTGTTGGGGGTCTCCAGACAGATTCCCGTACAGCAGATGGCC containing:
- a CDS encoding DUF6152 family protein, which gives rise to MRKFWLAGGLLLGLALAHHGWSSYDASRVITATGTITEVTFEFPHATIWIEVPPSGLTLQRRWYVVLAPPSRMTARGLPNGSLKVGARVTVVGYPHRTEPEEMRAERIIVDGKTVELR